The Tropicibacter oceani DNA segment ACGCAGGTTTTGAATCTGATGCGGGTAGGGGTCCGCCGCGACGCCGAGGGCGCCACCCATCTCCCAAGACTCGGCTGCGATCAGGCGTTCGAGGGCGTGAAAGCCGGACTGGGCAAGGTGAAAGCTATTCATGAAAGGCCAACATTCGTCATCGCGCGATAGCGCAGGGCCGCGTATCGCACGGCACGCGCAGTGAAGCGGTCCGCGCCGAAGCGCAGCAGTCTGCCCCGCCATTCCGTGTCGTCCATTACGCGTTCCGGGGCGAGGAAAAGGTACAACATGGCACGCAGGTCCGCGGGCGTGATCCAGCGCCCGCTTCGGGACTGAACGTCCACATGACTGGAAACCAAGGCGGCGATCAGGTCGTCCAGATGGCTGGATTCATATGGCAGCCGTTCGAGGCTCTCCGCACGCAGCGAGGGCAGTACGAGGGCGGACAACTCGGGGAGGCGCGCCGCTTCACGGGCGCGGGCAACGAGTTTCTGCCAGCTGCCATCAGCATTTCCCGCATCGAATTCGAGTTCAGCTGCGCCATTGGACACCGCTTTCTCAGATAGACGCTCCCACGCATCAATGACAGCATCGTCCATTTCCGGCCACATCTCCCCGTCGGGAATGACGACAAGGTCCGGCGCGGGCAACATTCGGCGGAAGCACTCTTCAAGATATCCGGCGAGTTCGTGCCTCTGATCGTCACCCAGTGGCGAGAAGGCTGTCGTTCCACAGACCAGATCGGCCCGCATCGCTTCGGTAACCAGCCGTCGATGGAAGCCTGTTCCCAGTCCTCGACAGGACTTTTCCGTTTTCATCCACAGATCACCGCACAGCGCGGCCACGAGCCGATCTTCGAGTTTTCGGCGGGCGCTGGATCGGAGACCTTCGCCCATTGCCGTTCCGGTCGAGGCAAGACACCAGCTGAGGTAGGCTTCAATGCCTTCAGTAAGGCCATGTGTGTTACCGTAGGTGTCCGCGACGCGCGTGATTTGACCCGCTTCGGCCTGGGGGATAATGTCGAGCACCGTGCCCGCTTCAGGTTCCACCAGAATGCAACTGCGCAAGGCGCCATCGCTTCCACCGGCCGGACGGAGAAGACCATATCCCGAAGACATGGCCGCGGACTGCATCGCGCCCGGACTGAACACCATGCAGGATGTCACGGGGTCGCAGGCGAGTGTCTCACGCGGTTCATGGCCTTCAGTGGTCCATCTTCCGCTACTGCGATCATATTTCCACTCTGGTTCCGGAGCCGCCAGTGCCCAGGCTTTGGTGTCCAGCCCCGTTGCGCAGACCTGAAGGCGTGCATGCATCCCGCCACCGGTCCAAAGACGGGCGGCGGTCCGGATGTCGGAAAATTCAGGGCGGTCGAAAGCTATTCTGAGGGGCGAGCTCGGCGCGCGGATGCGTACGGTATTGGATTGGCCATCACTGGCACTGAATGTGATGTCGAGTTCGACATCGTGCAGGGTGATCGGGGTCGAAAGATGCAGCGCCCCGGCGCCACGCGCGATTTCCGCGAGACCGATCCCATCCGGTTGAAGTGAAAGGCTTACGGGAGCTGGAGGTTCGATTTCGCGAAAAACCAGGTCGATCTGCGCAACCTTGGACGTGTCGAGCGGCGACAGCGTCCAGATACCCTCAGTCATCGGCAATACTTGCCATCGATCATCGGCCAGTCGGAACTCGATGCTGGCTGCTTGGTCGAGGCGCTCCGCAAGGATTGTAACCGGTGTCCTCGGGTGCGCCTGTACCGGCCGTCCCATGGCTTGGCTGACCGTGGAACCATCGTGGCGAAGGGTCAGGCCGCCGAGAAATTCGAGGAATGGTTCGGCTTCGACGTGGATGCCATGCCGAGCCAATACGGCATTGCCCTTCGGCGTTCCGCTCGTGAAGTGATAAAGGCCATCCCCCCACTCATCGAGGGCCAGTCCGTCGAGAACCACCTCGTAAAACGGGACGCCGGGGGTCACCTTGTCCGTGGGTCTGATCTGCGACTGATAGCCGTCGTCGCCTTCGTCTCGGAACAGCAATCCCGGCGCGGGAGTGATGACAGCTTCCAGCCAGTCCGGGACCTCGATCTCGTTGATCTGCGGGTGGGGGACATCTCCGATTGGACGTCCGATGAAGACAGCATCACCGCAGAGGAAACGCTCAAGAGTTGTGGATCGCGCACCGACGGTGACCATCAATGTCGACAGGGGGACTGCGACTTCTGACTTGACGGCTTCGAGTTCAGCAGGGGTCAGGCTCGGTCCTCGAGCGCTCAGACCGCGGGCTTCGGCATCATCGAGAAGAAGTTCGTAGGTCGCCTTGGGAAGGTTACCCACTCCCTGATGTTGCGCAAGGCGCCTCGCCCGGACGGCGCGTTCGAGCCGCCTGACCTCGCTTTCGGACCGCAAGTCGTTGGTGAGCCGCTGCAGGAAGCCGGATTCCATTCCCAGATCACCAGTCCGGCCCGAAACCAAGTGGCCGATGACCGCCAGCGCAAGGTGGTCGTCCTGAAGCCAGGATTCCAGCCTTCGCGAACCGAAGCCTCGGGCAAGATCCCGCAGGCCAGGCAGCGTGGCGCGGGTGACGCTCAGGCTGCGCGTCTGGCTGAGGAACTCCCTGACAAGCCGTGCCAAAGGTCCATGGACCTCACGAGGAACCATTGCGTTTCGGACTGGCCATGCAAGATGCGGGAAGGCTGAGGACCATGCGTCATCAAATGGTCGCGCAGTTCCGAACCGTCTCGCGCATTCCCGGAAAAGGTCGGAGATTACGTTTCGTTGGGGAATTGGTATATCGACCTTGATTGCTGACTCAACCAATGGCCAGAAATCGGTCCCGGTTCCCCTGTATTCATAGCCTATCTCGGTCACGACAACGGAAAGCGACAGCGCGAAGTCCTGCCACGCGTGCTTGGTGAACTGGTGCAACCCGGCCCGATGGCTGACAAGGTTCAGCAATTGCTCGATTTTGTCGCGGGGGAAGCCGTGCTCGATCAGGTAAATGGTTCCACCATCCCGCTGCCGGGACAGGTCTGAAAAAATCTGCGCCAGCAGATTCTCACTGGCAAACAAGTCATTCATCTTTTCATTTCGTCACGCAGACGCCAATAATGGTGCTACATGCTTGAAGCGGTTCGCGGTGATTTTCAATAGGCATGTCATTACTTTAGGTCGAGTACAACGCGGAATGCAAAACACAGGTGTCGACACGGTAGACGCTCTCGTCCCCGGTCAGAAGCTCGCCGCGCAGCTGCGCAGGGATGTCCATGATCTGGGAGCAGTGCCGACTTCCCGGGCAATCGCGGGTCTCAAGGCGGTTGCCGTCGCTGACGGTATGACCGGGTCGGCAGCAGAGCAGCAGGCTCAGGCTGTTGTTTCTGCCCTGATGGCGTGTGGTGATCTCGGATCCGGCAAGTCATACGGCGACAGGGTTCTGGTCAAGCGACGATCGGTGGCGGTGCTCGTTCAAGGAGGCCGATGCGTCCTCCTTGGGGGCGATCCCTTACAGGGTGAGGCTCACGGATTGTTGCGGTCGACTGATCTCATCCCGTCCGATGTCACCAGTTTCCTGGATTGGGTCGGTGAGGTTTCCGAGGCTGATATTGCCAGGCTCTGGCAAGTTCTCGATGCAGGCGTCTGGCCGTTGGGCGAGATCACCTCTGACGCAGCAACCCGCTTGCTGTGCGGTGCAGGCATCGTGCCGGAGCAGCCGATTGCCGGTGAGGCATCAGCTTGGCTCAGGGAGTATTTCCCCTTGCCCCGGACGGGAGAGAGCGCCGCAGATCCGTCGCAAACGGCAGTCATTGAGCGTCCGTCAAGCGCACGGCAAATTGTTACCGCTGGGCCAGGCAGCGGCAAGACGCATACGGCAACGGAACGGGTCATCCACCTGGTAAAGCAGGGCGTTCCTCCGGCTGGCATTCGGCTCATCACCTTTACCAGGGTCGCAGCGGAAGAAGTCGGACGTCGTGTATCGAGCGCCTTGGCTGAATTCACCTACTCCGGTGGTGTCACATGCGGGACGATCGACTCGCTTGCGTGGAACCTTGTGACCACGCTTGGGAATGCACCCCGCGGTGGACATGAGCGGATAATCCGTGTCGCACGAAAGGCGGTGTCGGACGGCGAGCAGGCGATGCTGGATCTGCTGGCAGGCATTTCCCATCTGGTGATCGACGAAGCACAGGACATCGTCGGAGAGCGGCGCGTATTCTGTCGCGCTCTGATCGACGCGTTGCCAGAGAGCGTCGGCGTGACGATTCTGGGGGACGGAGCACAGGCGATCTACGGAACGTGGGCCGGTGACAAAGAGAGCAGCGGCTCGCTCCATGCCGAGCTCAGAGATTTATCCGGTTGGGAAAACCGTTCCCTGACGGCAAACCACCGGACGAAATCGCTTGGCTTGCGACAGTTCTTTGGACAGGCGCGGGCGCTGCTCGAGTCTGACAGCGATCCTCGTGCGACCTATCTCGAGATTCGGGGAATGCTCGAAGAGGTTGCGACAGACGCGAATGTGAGCCTGACCGGACCGGTTTTCCCTTGGCGGGACGACAGCCTGATCCTGTTCCGGGGCCGCGCCGCAACCGAGGCCGCGTCGGTTCGACTTACGCGTTCCGCGCGGGTGCACAGACTGAAGCTGTCGGGCCAAACCAGTGTTTGCGATCCACTGGTTGGCGCGATCTGTGCTGGGCATGGCTCCGGTGCAGCAATCCGCCTCGAGCATGTGCGACGGCGACTTGCAGACCTCCATCCGGCTCCGTTGGGATTGATCGAAGAGGACGTGCTGGCGGACCTTCAGTCCCTCGGGAATGGTCATACGCCCCGTCTTCAGGACATTGCTGACGCGGTCGA contains these protein-coding regions:
- a CDS encoding UvrD-helicase domain-containing protein, translated to MQNTGVDTVDALVPGQKLAAQLRRDVHDLGAVPTSRAIAGLKAVAVADGMTGSAAEQQAQAVVSALMACGDLGSGKSYGDRVLVKRRSVAVLVQGGRCVLLGGDPLQGEAHGLLRSTDLIPSDVTSFLDWVGEVSEADIARLWQVLDAGVWPLGEITSDAATRLLCGAGIVPEQPIAGEASAWLREYFPLPRTGESAADPSQTAVIERPSSARQIVTAGPGSGKTHTATERVIHLVKQGVPPAGIRLITFTRVAAEEVGRRVSSALAEFTYSGGVTCGTIDSLAWNLVTTLGNAPRGGHERIIRVARKAVSDGEQAMLDLLAGISHLVIDEAQDIVGERRVFCRALIDALPESVGVTILGDGAQAIYGTWAGDKESSGSLHAELRDLSGWENRSLTANHRTKSLGLRQFFGQARALLESDSDPRATYLEIRGMLEEVATDANVSLTGPVFPWRDDSLILFRGRAATEAASVRLTRSARVHRLKLSGQTSVCDPLVGAICAGHGSGAAIRLEHVRRRLADLHPAPLGLIEEDVLADLQSLGNGHTPRLQDIADAVEREPVGHTRDHVGTAGPLLGSIHGAKGREASNVLLMLPPVPIGDDVDWLEEARVLFVGATRASTHLYLGKAQPGLVRPGKNGSRWLRGNGGGLLLSGSEGLRALDGLAPALSVWEAGFRQPNCSFRRVGTGEETPWHLVTDGGDLLAQVDGLLTDDLDHIEATRGGLAPGTLRVVGATTVVDRRKDGRIQAVTLLPVLQGVVQGTGKRDNQVDQ